The Aptenodytes patagonicus chromosome 10, bAptPat1.pri.cur, whole genome shotgun sequence genome includes a region encoding these proteins:
- the CSPG4 gene encoding chondroitin sulfate proteoglycan 4 yields MGARGGIATLLLLLACQPLPLCAGPPAGASFFGDSFVEMPLADASRTVRLHLQLYTSQGSGLLFLAAGQPDHLLLQLQAGTLQARLQLGSEEVTLQSPAELQLNNLAVHDVELLVEDSRMTLTIDGLFNSSVDIAGPVQELDIQYGLYAGGTGSLDLPYLTKASSPFRGCLHLVTFNGLDVLSPLSSDSSSKIFHRVQEGCSTQFSAEPEDPFGFLGPHSYIAFPTWDARQEATIEFVITTSITQAPLIYHAGLENDFFYLEISNGRLRGFVEKGNGIIVLHNNVFISDEQQHYVKVYTDIHKFEILIDYYASSTSNRGINNYLDLQGNLFIGGMNEKALQRLREHHLAFISVWTMTNNSFVGCLEDLRINLQRRSLQDAVITKDITSGCGKQEHYWDYDEVYEQDEAPTSAPPDVQSGAPGLVVEPCRPDNSFPPAFANISRLLHVSPLIVSEGGMAYLEWKHAQPTVDLSLANIRQSQILFSTTNDPRHGQLELDIPGSRSRRKFTLLDIVNRKVRYVHDGSEGPMDQLMLEVTVTAQQGVPECLRQGQMYLLPIMINPINDAPQVLFPQGNHMTILKHTRKHLTTDILQVLDDDTSCDDLEFQLHGGQQMEEGYVEYDFHPGVPIEEFSCRDLEAGNVVYVHQSGTNLQLALQVSDGTVPSPIATLRILAIDPDIRLHNNTGLSISQGGAARITTANLSVETNAVKQRVAILYVLTEPLRYGEVQKQGSMGGEWKKVESFHQQDLEQGHIQYFSTDPEHRLEDVVEKLRFEVQVGQKVLQNNTFLIRIKRATIKMRTMVPLQMKNKRHRNITSRELEAMLEDPNSAPVPFHYVIIQAPKKGNLELIGNRLTKGFGFTQDDLQRNHLSYSATIRNSQQAEDSFQFRVRAGEQHSPVYTYTISIGGDPDAPALTNVLLTVPEGGQAVISKDHLFVQSMNSMDYLYEVIEGPAHGRLAWAASHGWASREEITEFTNDDILHRRLLYQHDDSETLEDDIPFVAIRQGEGSADPDAEEVRGVFRVSIQPINDHTPVQVVNKVFNVVRNGQHLLTTDDIAFTDKDSGFSDTQLVLARKDILFGSIVSVDDRSHQVYRFTQDDLRKKKILFVHSGADRGWIQLQVSDGLHQTTALLEVQASDPYIKIVNNTGLVIRQGSQGSIDSSVLSLETNMDIRSDEEIRFLITTPPRWGTMLRGEQPVMAFSQRDLLAGEISYHHNGSRNTRDELQFTVEANEVAVEDTLAISVFLDTHPSPLRIVNHKEIHVFQGEASGIKEEYLLVTHEEILPQDIVYLVSSPPASGFLAILQHSRDSNEQPSLDPIQSFTQEDINNGRVLYLHSKPEEEHDRFVVDITASGADPLEGVVVSLAVLPITVPLDVRNITVPGGGSVTLSTGILNIPNAYFTALGMEFKVLEPPRFGTLLNSERPEDGGLHSFTWSQVENQQIQYRQDGPRAQADSFTLLANASEMDRQSQPRTLFITILPRSSKGPRLRVNAGLQLREGATAAISPHVLSAEDEDSPAEEVTYSIQPPANGKVVLRSVPGTEVRRFTQAQINNGLILFVHQGPLDGGFAFDLWDGENLSPGHFFLVRAQREPLISLAKKQSLTVCPGALQPITSQNLQAVSNSPAGSTTLYYSIEQAPRLGRLSTPRGEEIRNFTQAQVDSGLIFYQHEMPKKPFWLTQDAIRFRVVAPTTISDSFILLVLISFEARCPQRSTQLWRNAGLQLTRAQRAEIDTSVLDASNLLSQIPVPERAAHDVVFLVTGLPAHGQLLVAGVPLEQSRPFFLQSDLTTGRLAYAHGGDSISDDHFRFKAWLQPRVQQSIHPPQEGVVISEAFNITVTSSKPLQVVKRKEVLRVPPGSMVTLSQEYLDVADPLGSPEEMVYSVLQRPLAGHLANARNPQEPINHFTQADVNAGHMVFVASGNRAPGSLALSLSDGHHPPTLTSLEIKVLPAVSTTASPVPLEVPQDLNRALVSHHHLLGAAQLGAGNALYRITRDPRFGQVQVNQKPARGFSQKQLDRGEVMFTFTDLTSPEDNFQFLAMSRAANRTGMVNVTVSALVKARLGSVWPRGTTALLDTSVLDASQLANHTKSIPVFKIRRAPRGSRLVRVSRDLGQPTTPIETFSQSELEQGLVGLEVLDAGETDQPLQSDSFVFELAAAGVPPALASLGYSIEPYNASKAYGVTLLTAPLAASSPVPQPQGTAQSSPNASELDMPPTAWLGSGATTSPSPMEGGTFLSFIEANMFSIIIPICLIFLLLALILPLLFYLHKRNKTGKHHVQGTPSSKAKNGAVPDQETFRRTDPNQGIPLTTVNALEGKGTGPPPQGTGPGAPPDPELLQYCRTSNPPLKNNQYWV; encoded by the exons CCTCTTTCTTCGGGGACAGCTTCGTGGAGATGCCGCTGGCGGACGCCTCGCGCACGGTGCGGCTCCACCTGCAGCTGTACACCAGCCAGGGGAGCGGGCTGCTCTTCCTGGCCGCCGGCCAGCCCGAccacctcctgctccagctgcaaGCCGGCACCCTGCAG gccaggctgcagctgggctcGGAGGAGGTGACACTGCAGTCCCCGGCAGAGCTGCAGCTCAATAACCTGGCGGTGCATGATGTGGAGCTGCTAGTGGAAGACAGCAGGATGACGCTGACCATCGACGGCCTCTTCAACAGCTCCGTGGACATCGCAGGACCCGTGCAGGAGCTGGACATCCAGTACGGCCTCTATGCCGGTGGGACAGGCAGCCTTGACCTGCCGTACCTCACCAAGGCCAGCTCGCCCTTCAGAGGTTGCCTCCACTTAGTGACATTCAACGGCCTGGATGTCCTCTCCCCACTATCCTCTGACAGCAGCTCCAAGATCTTCCACCGGGTCCAGGAAGGGTGCAGCACACAGTTCTCTGCAGAGCCCGAGGACCCCTTCGGGTTCCTGGGGCCACACTCCTACATTGCATTTCCCACGTGGGATGCGAGGCAGGAAGCGACCATCGAATTTGTGATAACGACGAGCATCACCCAGGCACCCCTCATCTACCATGCAGGGCTGGAGAATGACTTCTTCTACCTGGAGATCTCCAATGGGCGCCTGAGAGGGTTTGTTGAGAAGGGGAATGGCATCATTGTCCTGCACAACAACGTCTTCATCAGCGATGAGCAGCAGCACTATGTCAAAGTCTACACGGACATCCACAAGTTTGAGATCCTGATTGATTACTACGCCTCATCCACATCCAACCGGGGCATCAACAACTACCTGGACCTTCAGGGAAACCTGTTCATCGGAGGTATGAACGAAAAAGCTTTGCAAAGGCTGAGGGAGCACCATCTTGCTTTCATCTCAGTGTGGACCATGACCAACAACTCGTTTGTTGGCTGCTTGGAGGACCTGAGGATAAACCTGCAGAGGAGGAGTCTGCAAGATGCTGTGATCACGAAGGACATCACATCAGGCTGTGGAAAGCAGGAGCACTACTGGGACTACGACGAGGTGTACGAGCAGGATGAGGCACCCACCTCCGCACCTCCAGATGTCCAGTCGGGAGCACCGGGCCTGGTGGTGGAACCGTGCCGGCCAGACAACAGCTTCCCGCCTGCCTTTGCCAACATCAGCAGGCTGCTGCACGTCAGCCCCCTCATCGTCTCTGAAGGGGGCATGGCCTATCTGGAGTGGAAACACGCCCAGCCAACGGTAGACTTGAGCCTTGCAAACATCCGGCAGTCCCAAATCCTCTTTAGCACCACCAATGACCCTAGGCACGGCCAGCTGGAGCTGGACATTCCTGGGTCCAGGAGCAGAAGGAAGTTCACCTTGTTGGACATTGTGAATCGGAAAGTCAGGTACGTTCACGATGGCTCCGAGGGGCCCATGGACCAGCTGATGCTGGAGGTGACAGTGACCGCCCAGCAAGGGGTCCCAGAGTGCTTGCGGCAGGGGCAGATGTACCTGCTGCCCATCATGATCAACCCCATCAATGATGCCCCACAGGTACTCTTTCCCCAAGGGAACCACATGACAATTCTGAAGCACACACGGAAGCACCTGACCACAGACATCCTGCAGGTCCTAGATGATGACACATCCTGTGACGACCTCGAGTTCCAGCTGCATGGTGGCCAGCAGATGGAGGAGGGTTATGTGGAATATGACTTTCACCCTGGCGTGCCCATCGAAGAGTTCTCCTGCAGGGACCTGGAAGCAGGCAACGTAGTCTACGTGCACCAGAGCGGGACAAACTTACAGCTCGCCTTACAGGTGAGCGACGGCACAGTCCCAAGCCCCATTGCCACCCTGAGGATCCTCGCCATTGACCCTGACATCCGCCTACACAACAACACCGGCCTCTCCATCTCCCAGGGAGGGGCTGCACGCATTACCACAGCCAACCTGTCAGTGGAGACAAACGCCGTGAAACAACGGGTCGCCATCCTGTATGTCCTCACAGAGCCCCTAAGGTATGGTGAAGTCCAGAAGCAAGGCAGTATGGGAGGGGAATGGAAAAAAGTTGAGTCCTTCCACCAGCAAGACCTGGAGCAAGGGCACATCCAGTATTTTAGCACAGACCCAGAGCACCGGCTGGAAGATGTTGTGGAGAAGCTGAGATTCGAAGTCCAGGTGGGGCAGAAGGTCTTGCAAAACAACACCTTTCTCATAAGGATTAAAAGAGCCACCATTAAGATGAGGACCATGGTCCCCCTCCAAATGAAGAACAAGCGGCACAGAAATATCACCAGTAGGGAGCTGGAGGCAATGTTGGAAGATCCAAACTCTGCCCCAGTCCCCTTCCACTATGTGATAATCCAGGCTCCCAAAAAGGGAAACCTGGAGCTGATCGGCAACAGGCTGACCAAAGGCTTTGGATTTACCCAGGATGACCTGCAAAGAAACCACCTGAGCTACAGCGCGACCATCAGGAACTCTCAGCAAGCCGAGGACAGCTTCCAGTTTCGTGTCCGCGCTGGCGAGCAGCACTCTCCTGTCTATACCTACACAATCAGTATTGGTGGGGACCCTGATGCACCAGCCCTGACCAATGTCCTCCTGACTGTGCCAGAAGGGGGGCAAGCGGTCATCTCCAAGGACCACTTGTTTGTACAGAGCATGAACAGCATGGACTACCTTTACGAAGTGATTGAGGGGCCAGCACATGGGAGGCTGGCCTGGGCTGCGTCCCACGGCTGGGCCTCCAGAGAGGAGATCACAGAGTTCACCAACGATGACATCCTCCACCGCCGGCTGCTGTACCAGCATGATGACTCTGAGACACTAGAGGACGACATCCCCTTCGTAGCGATCAGGCAGGGCGAGGGCAGCGCTGATCCCGATGCGGAGGAGGTGAGAGGTGTTTTCAGGGTCTCCATCCAACCCATCAATGACCACACCCCAGTCCAGGTGGTGAACAAGGTCTTCAATGTGGTGCGCAATGGGCAGCACCTGCTGACGACAGATGACATCGCCTTCACCGACAAGGACTCTGGCTTCTCTGACACACAGCTGGTGCTGGCAAGGAAGGACATTTTGTTTGGCAGCATCGTGTCCGTCGATGACAGAAGCCACCAGGTCTATCGGTTCACACAGGATGACTTGAGGAAGAAAAAGATCCTCTTTGTCCATTCAGGGGCTGACCGGGGCTGGATCCAGCTACAGGTCTCAGATGGCCTCCACCAAACCACAGCCCTCCTGGAAGTGCAGGCATCAGACCCCTACATCAAAATAGTCAACAACACCGGTCTAGTCATCCGCCAAGGCAGCCAAGGGAGCATTGACTCCTCTGTCCTCAGCCTGGAGACCAACATGGACATCAGGTCAGATGAAGAGATACGGTTCCTGATAACAACCCCCCCGAGGTGGGGGACCATGCTGAGAGGGGAGCAGCCGGTCATGGCCTTTTCCCAGAGGGACCTGCTAGCTGGAGAGATCTCCTACCACCACAATGGGAGCAGGAACACCCGGGATGAGCTCCAGTTCACTGTAGAAGCGAATGAGGTGGCGGTGGAGGACACGCTGGCCATCAGCGTGTTCTTGGACACCCATCCCAGCCCCCTACGCATAGTCAACCACAAGGAAATCCACGTCTTCCAGGGGGAAGCGTCTGGGATCAAGGAGGAGTACTTACTG GTGACCCACGAAGAGATCCTTCCCCAAGACATAGTCTACCTGGTGAGCAGCCCCCCAGCCTCCGGCTTCCTGGCAATACTTCAGCACAGCCGAGACTCGAACGAGCAGCCCAGCCTGGACCCCATCCAGTCCTTCACCCAGGAGGACATCAACAACGGCAGAGTCCTCTACCTCCACTCCAAGCCGGAGGAGGAGCATGACCGGTTTGTTGTGGACATCACGGCCAGCGGTGCGGACCCCCTggagggggtggtggtgagcCTGGCTGTGCTCCCCATCACTGTCCCCCTGGACGTCCGCAACATCACGGTGCCGGGAGGTGGCTCCGTCACCCTCTCCACGGGCATCCTCAACATCCCCAACGCCTACTTCACAGCTCTTGGCATGGAGTTCAAGGTGCTCGAGCCCCCCCGGTTTGGCACCCTCCTGAACAGCGAGCGGCCCGAGGACGGTGGGCTGCACAGCTTCACCTGGAGCCAG GTGGAGAATCAGCAGATCCAGTACAGACAGGACGGCCCCCGGGCCCAGGCCGACAGCTTCACCCTCCTGGCCAACGCCTCCGAGATGGACCGGCAGAGCCAGCCCAGGACCCTCTTCATCACCATCCTGCCTCGCAGCTCCAAGGGGCCCCGGCTGAGGGTCAACGCCGGACTGCAG CTGCGGGAAGGTGCCACAGCTGCCATCAGCCCCCATGTCCTGAGCGCCGAGGATGAGGACTCCCCAGCAGAGGAGGTGACCTACTCCATCCAGCCCCCGGCCAACGGAAAGGTTGTGCTGAGGTCGGTGCCCGGCACTGAGGTCCGGCGGTTCACCCAGGCCCAGATAAACAACGGCCTCATCCTCTTCGTGCACCAAG GGCCCCTGGATGGAGGCTTCGCCTTCGACCTGTGGGATGGTGAGAACCTCTCTCCTGGGCACTTCTTCCTTGTCAGGGCCCAGAGAGAGCCGCTCATCAgcctggccaagaagcagagcctCACTGTCTGCCCAG GTGCTCTCCAGCCCATCACCAGCCAGAACCTGCAGGCAGTGAGCAACAGCCCCGCCGGCTCCACCACCCTGTACTACAGCATTGAGCAAGCCCCACGCCTGGGCAGGCTGAGCACCCCCCGGGGGGAGGAAATCAGGAACTTCACCCAAGCCCAG gtggaCAGCGGGTTGATTTTCTACCAGCATGAGATGCCAAAGAAGCCCTTCTGGCTCACCCAAGATGCCATCCGCTTCCGTGTGGTTGCTCCCACGACCATCTCAGATTCCTTCATCCTCCTTGTGCTGATCTCCTTCGAGGCCAGGTGTCCCCAGCGCTCGACTCAGCTATGGAGAAATGCAG GTCTCCAGCTCACAAGGGCTCAACGGGCCGAGATCGACACCTCGGTGCTGGATGCCTCCAACCTCCTAAGCCAAATCCCGGTCCCTGAGAGGGCTGCACATGACGTTGTCTTCCTGGTGACGGGGCTGCCAGCTCACGGGCAGCTCTTGGTGGCTGGTGTGCCCCTGGAGCAGTCACGGCCGTTCTTCCTGCAGTCAGACCTCACCACGGGGCGCCTGGCATATGCCCATGGTGGAGACAGCATCTCTGATGACCATTTCAGATTTAAGGCTTGGCTCCAGCCCCGAGTGCAGCAGTCCATCCATCCTCCGCAGGAAGGGGTGGTCATCTCCGAAGCTTTCAATATAACGGTGACCAGCAGCAAGCCACTGCAGGTGGTGAAGCGGAAGGAAGTGCTGCGGGTCCCACCAGGCTCCATGGTGACCTTGTCCCAGGAGTACCTGGATGTGGCAGACCCATTGGGGTCCCCAGAGGAGATGGTGTACAGTGTCCTCCAGAGACCTCTTGCTGGCCACCTGGCCAACGCACGCAACCCACAGGAGCCCATCAACCACTTCACCCAAGCGGATGTCAACGCAGGCCACATGGTATTTGTTGCCAGTGGGAACCGTGCCCCAGGGTCCTTAGCCCTGAGCCTCTCCGATGGCCACCACCCGCCCACCTTGACCTCGCTGGAGATCAAGGTGCTGCCTGCAGTGAGCACCACTGCCAGCCCGGTGCCACTGGAGGTGCCCCAAGACCTGAACAGGGCCTTGGTGTCCCACCATCACCTCCTGGGAGCCGCACAGCTGGGGGCAGGCAATGCTCTGTACAGGATCACCAGGGACCCGAGGTTTGGCCAAGTGCAGGTCAACCAAAAGCCAGCGCGAGGCTTCTCACAGAAGCAGCTGGACCGCGGGGAGGTGATGTTCACCTTCACTGACCTCACCTCTCCCGAGGACAACTTCCAGTTCCTTGCCATGTCACGGGCAGCCAACAGGACCGGGATGGTGAACGTGACCGTCAGCGCCTTGGTGAAGGCTCGGCTGGGCAGTGTGTGGCCCAGGGGCACCACGGCCCTCCTGGACACCAGCGTCCTTGACGCCAGCCAGCTGGCCAACCACACCAAGAGCATCCCAGTCTTCAAGATCCGCAGGGCACCCCGTGGCAGCCGTCTCGTGAGGGTCTCCAGGGACCTAGGACAACCCACCACCCCGATCGAGACCTTCAGCCAGAGCGAGCTGGAGCAAGGGCTGGTCGGGCTGGAGGTGCTGGATGCTGGGGAGACTGACCAGCCCCTGCAGAGTGACAGCTTTGTctttgagctggcagctgccGGCGTGCCACCAGCGCTGGCATCCCTGGGGTACAGCATCGAGCCCTACAATGCCTCAAAAGCCTACGGTGTCACCCTGCTCACGGCCCCCCTGGCAGCCTCATCCCcggtgccccagccccagggcacgGCACAGAGCAGCCCCAACGCCAGCGAGCTGGACATGCCCCCCACTgcctggctgggctctggtgctaccaccagccccagccccatggaGGGGGGCACCTTCCTCAGCTTCATCGAGGCCAACATGTTCAGCATCATCATCCCCATCTGcctcatcttcctcctgctggccctcatCCTGCCCCTGCTCTTCTACCTGCACAAGCGCAACAAGACAGGGAAGCACCACGTCCAGGGCACCCCCTCCTCCAAGGCCAAGAACGGGGCTGTGCCTGACCAGGAGACCTTCCGGAGGACGGACCCCAACCAAGGCATCCCCCTAACGACTGTCAACGCCCTGGAGGGCAAAGGCACAGGTCCCCCGCCCCAGGGCACAGGTCCTGGGGCACCACCGGACCCTGAGCTCCTCCAGTACTGCCGGACTTCCAACCCTCCCTTGAAAAACAACCAGTACTGGGTGTGA